The Geoglobus acetivorans genome window below encodes:
- the cbiQ gene encoding cobalt ECF transporter T component CbiQ — MHLLIEKTLKHAAEYFQNFFIHEYTRKSYLHNVHPAVKLAGTAVLILLSITTFDPKKLMLTIVAIMLLAFNTGLGLKELVKRSYLFTVFSFIIVLPVSISERDLHYAVIFPLRVFSAILAIQMLIMTTKLNEIVYAMKRLKLPDVLSDTIWLTYRYTTVMFRDLLNIMLAREARRLTKSNHSEVLKKGGEMLGLYFLRSFEKAEKIEMAMRVRGKHASFSKRYDPGYFYIAYLAGVSAWWLML, encoded by the coding sequence ATGCATCTGCTGATTGAGAAAACACTTAAGCATGCAGCAGAATATTTTCAAAATTTTTTCATACACGAATACACAAGGAAGAGCTACCTTCACAATGTCCACCCTGCCGTAAAGCTTGCTGGGACGGCTGTCTTAATTCTACTCTCGATAACAACTTTCGATCCAAAAAAGCTGATGCTCACAATAGTCGCCATAATGCTGCTTGCATTCAACACCGGACTGGGCTTAAAGGAGCTGGTAAAGAGGAGTTACCTCTTCACTGTGTTCTCGTTTATAATCGTGCTTCCGGTATCGATCAGCGAGCGGGACCTCCACTATGCTGTGATTTTTCCGCTCAGGGTGTTTTCCGCAATCCTTGCAATTCAGATGCTGATCATGACAACAAAGCTGAACGAAATCGTTTATGCGATGAAGCGGCTGAAACTTCCTGACGTGCTTTCCGACACGATCTGGCTGACGTACAGATACACCACGGTAATGTTCAGGGATTTGCTGAACATAATGCTTGCAAGAGAGGCGAGGAGACTGACAAAGAGCAACCATTCAGAAGTGCTGAAAAAAGGGGGGGAGATGCTCGGTCTTTACTTCCTGAGGAGTTTTGAAAAAGCCGAAAAGATAGAAATGGCCATGAGAGTGAGGGGAAAACATGCATCATTTTCAAAAAGATATGATCCAGGTTATTTCTACATTGCATATCTTGCCGGGGTGAGCGCATGGTGGCTGATGCTGTGA
- a CDS encoding energy-coupling factor ABC transporter permease: MHIPDGFLTLNLALTMWALSIAVLGYSIKKVRENGVNTAMLGVVSAGIFAAQMLNWPIPGGTSAHFVGGALAGILLGPYAGSIAMASVLIIQALIYGDGGLIALGANLWNMAVVNVFVGYYLYRLLSNTNRNLAAFVAGWLGITLAAAFAGIELGLSSDFKYNIFITTSAMGLWHGVLGIIEGIITAGIVSYVHSSRSDLGTETKVSKKALTVIALMILVSPVFAYLAELVNYSEPLENVAHQLGIEENQEYSGILPDYTVPGLNDYLGTLISGLVGVGIFISLAMMRRHASAD; this comes from the coding sequence TTGCACATACCGGATGGGTTTCTGACACTGAACCTCGCACTGACGATGTGGGCGCTGAGCATCGCTGTGCTGGGGTATTCCATCAAGAAGGTAAGGGAAAATGGTGTGAACACGGCTATGCTTGGTGTGGTTTCGGCAGGAATTTTTGCGGCTCAGATGCTCAACTGGCCTATTCCTGGCGGAACCTCTGCACACTTTGTGGGTGGTGCGCTGGCCGGGATTCTTCTGGGGCCGTATGCTGGAAGTATAGCCATGGCCTCGGTTCTGATAATACAGGCTCTGATTTACGGTGACGGCGGTTTGATTGCGCTTGGAGCAAACCTCTGGAACATGGCGGTCGTGAATGTTTTTGTGGGATACTACTTGTACAGGCTCCTGTCGAACACCAACAGAAATCTTGCTGCATTCGTGGCCGGATGGCTCGGCATAACTCTGGCCGCAGCTTTCGCAGGAATTGAACTCGGTCTGTCGTCGGATTTCAAGTACAACATCTTCATCACGACATCTGCCATGGGGTTGTGGCACGGCGTTCTGGGCATAATTGAGGGAATAATCACGGCGGGAATAGTTTCATACGTACATTCGAGCAGATCAGACCTTGGAACCGAGACGAAGGTCAGTAAAAAGGCGCTGACCGTCATTGCATTGATGATACTTGTATCACCAGTGTTTGCATATCTCGCCGAGCTTGTGAACTACTCTGAACCGCTCGAAAACGTTGCACATCAGCTCGGAATTGAAGAGAACCAGGAATACAGCGGTATTCTTCCCGACTACACTGTGCCGGGACTGAACGACTACCTCGGAACCCTGATTTCGGGACTGGTCGGAGTGGGTATTTTTATATCTCTGGCGATGATGAGAAGACATGCATCTGCTGATTGA
- a CDS encoding response regulator, producing the protein MKSVLVVDDENAIRGILTIMLSGRFKIITARDGREALEKFRVFRPDFVIMDLMMPVVNGVEAIKEIRKIDSQVVIVALTAYAEQRKEELMDAGANEVLGKPFRRKELVEILQKYI; encoded by the coding sequence ATGAAATCGGTGCTTGTAGTTGATGACGAAAATGCCATCAGAGGGATTCTCACAATAATGCTGTCTGGCAGGTTCAAGATAATAACTGCAAGGGATGGGCGAGAGGCTCTCGAGAAATTCAGAGTATTCAGACCGGATTTTGTCATAATGGACCTAATGATGCCCGTTGTTAACGGAGTCGAGGCCATAAAGGAGATCAGAAAGATCGATTCTCAGGTTGTTATCGTGGCACTCACAGCCTACGCAGAACAGAGAAAGGAGGAGCTGATGGATGCGGGTGCCAACGAGGTTCTTGGAAAACCCTTCAGGAGAAAGGAACTTGTCGAAATTCTTCAGAAATACATCTGA
- a CDS encoding UPF0280 family protein, with the protein MNYRRYHFRFKQTITTILARDDETYRKAVAGMMYAREKIEEHIALNPIFLTSLEPLDCCGEVVGRMCAASRVAGVGPMAAVAATVAWYGVERADSDFIVIDNGGDIVIKNDESITIGIYAGNRTSVGFEIEGDGRMKSVCTSSGKIGPSISFGFADAATVFSDNPAVADAFATALGNRIKDDHGKREISEVLEEFWKSAKKYVDGALVIKDDVLAYVGEIPELKTVKIEPDLITKG; encoded by the coding sequence ATGAATTACAGACGATATCATTTCAGGTTCAAGCAGACGATTACAACAATACTGGCAAGGGACGACGAAACGTACAGAAAAGCAGTTGCGGGCATGATGTATGCGAGAGAGAAAATTGAGGAACACATAGCCCTGAATCCCATTTTTTTAACATCCCTCGAACCTCTCGATTGCTGCGGGGAAGTTGTGGGGAGGATGTGTGCCGCCTCAAGGGTGGCAGGAGTGGGACCAATGGCGGCGGTTGCCGCGACAGTTGCCTGGTATGGTGTTGAGCGGGCAGATTCTGACTTTATTGTGATAGATAACGGCGGAGATATCGTTATCAAAAATGACGAGAGCATCACGATTGGAATTTATGCGGGAAACAGGACATCCGTAGGATTTGAGATAGAGGGTGACGGGAGGATGAAGTCAGTATGCACATCCAGCGGTAAAATTGGACCGTCAATAAGTTTTGGATTTGCCGATGCTGCAACAGTATTTTCCGACAATCCTGCGGTAGCTGATGCCTTTGCAACTGCGCTTGGGAACCGGATAAAGGATGATCACGGTAAAAGAGAGATATCTGAAGTTCTTGAAGAGTTCTGGAAAAGTGCAAAAAAATACGTGGATGGCGCTCTGGTCATAAAGGACGATGTTCTCGCATATGTTGGAGAGATTCCGGAACTGAAAACGGTAAAAATAGAACCCGATCTGATCACCAAGGGGTAA
- a CDS encoding 4Fe-4S binding protein — protein sequence MMLELIYDSSVVKEPILVEVALEEKVLMNIIEAEVGAREGRIVIEIDDVLAENIISRFEDRGVEVRRLVRGIEMSEACVDCGACISVCPVSVFYKDSDERVVADPEKCVRCRICIGVCPLKALSLPE from the coding sequence ATGATGCTCGAATTAATCTACGATTCTTCAGTTGTAAAGGAGCCGATACTTGTTGAGGTTGCTCTCGAGGAAAAGGTGCTGATGAACATCATTGAAGCTGAAGTCGGAGCCAGAGAGGGCAGAATAGTTATTGAAATTGATGATGTACTGGCTGAAAACATAATTTCGAGGTTCGAGGATCGTGGGGTTGAGGTTCGCAGACTTGTCAGGGGTATTGAAATGAGCGAGGCGTGCGTCGATTGCGGAGCATGCATAAGTGTTTGCCCGGTCAGTGTGTTTTACAAGGATTCAGATGAAAGGGTCGTTGCAGACCCGGAAAAATGCGTGAGATGCAGGATATGCATAGGAGTATGCCCGCTAAAGGCTCTGAGCCTTCCAGAATGA
- a CDS encoding homocysteine biosynthesis protein, which translates to MKTVDEINQKIVEGSANVVTAIEMKEIVQELGPEKAAKEVDVVTTGTFGAMCSSGVFFNFGHSDPPIKMQKVWLNDVEAYTGVAAVDAYLGVTQLSETLGMEYGGGHVIEDLLRGKEVELRATAYGTDCYPRKEIVTEISLEDVNQAIMVNPRNAYQRYRAATNSSERILKTYMGTLLPDFGNVTYAGVGELSPMNNDPEYRTIGVGTRIFLGGAKGYVTGEGTQHAPPFGTLMVQGNLKEMSAEYMRAATFPGYGTTLFVGMGIPIPILDAEMAKATAVRDEDIETVIIDFGVPRRDRPVIRKVTYAELKSGKVEINGEEVRVSPLSSYYMARKIAEELKRMIERGEFLLSMPVERIPAREVFRPMRQKEVKVVKSVMSAPAITVTPDTSITDASKTLIEKGINHLPVVDSSGKLVGIVTSWDIAKAVAGGRSGRVGEIMTRKVITASPDEPVEVAARKMESKRISALPVVDAKGRVIGIVSSEDLSKLLAR; encoded by the coding sequence GTGAAAACAGTTGATGAAATCAATCAGAAAATTGTTGAGGGTTCTGCAAACGTTGTGACTGCCATAGAAATGAAAGAGATTGTTCAGGAACTTGGGCCGGAGAAGGCTGCAAAGGAAGTTGACGTTGTAACCACGGGAACCTTCGGAGCAATGTGTTCTTCCGGAGTGTTCTTCAATTTCGGGCACTCAGACCCTCCGATAAAAATGCAGAAAGTCTGGCTGAATGATGTTGAGGCTTACACTGGAGTGGCTGCCGTTGATGCGTACCTCGGAGTTACGCAGCTTTCAGAGACTCTCGGGATGGAATACGGTGGTGGCCACGTTATTGAGGACCTGCTTAGGGGGAAGGAAGTTGAGCTTAGAGCTACAGCTTACGGCACTGACTGCTATCCGAGAAAGGAAATTGTAACCGAAATAAGCCTTGAGGATGTTAATCAGGCAATCATGGTCAATCCAAGAAATGCATATCAGAGATACAGGGCGGCCACAAACTCCTCAGAGAGGATTCTCAAGACCTACATGGGCACATTGCTTCCAGATTTTGGAAACGTTACCTATGCCGGTGTTGGTGAACTCTCCCCCATGAACAATGATCCGGAATACAGGACGATAGGTGTTGGCACGCGAATATTCCTCGGCGGTGCTAAAGGATACGTTACTGGTGAGGGAACGCAGCACGCACCCCCATTCGGAACGCTCATGGTGCAGGGTAACCTGAAAGAGATGAGCGCTGAGTACATGAGGGCTGCCACATTTCCTGGCTATGGAACAACACTTTTCGTCGGTATGGGCATTCCGATACCGATCCTGGATGCAGAGATGGCAAAAGCAACGGCAGTGCGGGATGAGGACATTGAAACGGTAATTATCGACTTCGGGGTTCCGAGAAGAGACAGGCCTGTAATCAGAAAGGTAACCTATGCAGAGCTTAAGAGTGGAAAGGTTGAGATAAACGGGGAAGAGGTGAGGGTTTCACCACTGTCAAGCTATTACATGGCAAGGAAGATCGCAGAAGAACTGAAACGGATGATTGAAAGGGGAGAATTCCTGCTGTCAATGCCTGTGGAAAGGATACCGGCGAGGGAAGTTTTCAGGCCGATGAGACAGAAGGAGGTAAAGGTGGTCAAGAGCGTGATGAGCGCCCCCGCCATAACCGTAACCCCCGACACTTCAATAACCGATGCCTCAAAAACGCTCATTGAGAAGGGAATTAATCACCTTCCGGTCGTTGATTCATCAGGAAAGCTTGTGGGTATCGTTACGAGCTGGGACATAGCTAAAGCTGTTGCAGGAGGGAGGTCGGGACGTGTCGGGGAGATAATGACCAGGAAGGTCATCACGGCATCACCTGACGAGCCAGTCGAGGTTGCTGCCAGAAAAATGGAGTCAAAGAGGATTTCCGCACTGCCAGTGGTTGATGCGAAGGGCAGGGTTATTGGCATTGTAAGCAGCGAGGATCTCAGCAAGCTGCTTGCGAGGTGA